Below is a window of Eschrichtius robustus isolate mEscRob2 chromosome 13, mEscRob2.pri, whole genome shotgun sequence DNA.
TAGGGGAGTATGActacaaaacaggaaaaatattaatCTGGAATTGTGAAGGTGGGGCTTATAACTATTGGGGGTTATTAGCATATAGGTAGTTGTTAAAGGTATGGGAGTGGAGGAACTCaccccaggaaaaaaatgtagaagaGGACTGGATGGACCCTAAGGGACCCTAAGCGTCAAAGTGTGGTCTGTTTCGACTTGCATCATAATCATATGGCATGCCTGTTAAAAAGATTCCtcattgtgaatgtatttaatgccacagaatatacacttaaaaacagttaaaactgTACAttctatgttacatatatttttccacaataaaaattgcaaaaaaacccaaatcaaacCAATCCAGAATCCTAAGCCCCATTTCTGACCTGAATCACAGCTTCTAGAGATGAATCCAGGACTCCCCCAGGTAATGcttatgcaaattaaaatgtgaaCCAATTGCTTAAGGTGTAGAGAGAAACTAAGAGATTGGAAGAGAATAATAGCACAGAATGGCAGAGAATCAAAGGGAGCGCGGTTCAATAAGGAAGGAGTCAATAGTGTTGAATGGTTCCATGGCCCAGGAGGAAGACTGGAAAGAGGCCTCAAAATATGGCATTCAGGTGGCTACTGATGAATGGGAGATGAGGGAGCAGAGGCGGTGGCATGTATTCTTTCAAGGGCTTTGCTCATGTATGGTGGTGAAGAGATGGAGATTGCATAAGGCTGAGAGGGAGATAGGACACAGGAAAAGTTGGTGGTTTTGAAGGTGAGCGAGAACTGAGCATGTTGGTAGGTGGACAGCAAGGTTCAATGAGGCCAAGGAGACACCAAGGGGATCCTTAATAAAATACAGTTTGGGAGAGGTAGTAGAGGTTGGGATCTGGAACTTAGGCAGAGGTTATTTGGGTAAAAGCTCACTGGGTAAGTTTAGAAGTGAAAACAAGGGAAGATGAAGGGGTTCAAGACTGAGGGCAAGAAAAGACTTCCTGACACAGTAAACAAAAATGGCACTAGTTGGTGGTTAGGTCACCTGCTTAGATTAATGGAGCAGGAATAGAGTCAAGAGCCTGCCTGCAGAAGGGTAAAAGTCTGGAAGAGTCTCTAGGATAAAAGTGATCAGGAGCAGCAATATAAAAAGACTGAGAAGTAGTATTAGAGTCTAACTGAGACTGGAAATGGCACCAACCATACAATTATCCTgcacaaaatagaaaaattggtTTTCCTAAATGAAGGTTTTGGTTCCATCCTCCTATTATTTAGGAACTGCTCTGGCTTCTGCTCTCTCTGCATAAAGTTCAAATTCCTTAGTAGGAACTTTTACTAACTTCTTCAAGAAGTCCAACCTCTAATTGGTGGTTCAGACTCTCTTGTTCCCTGTTCCTCCTTCTATAACATCAACTCAGAAAATAACAGGATCTTAGAGATTGTGAAGCTCATCAATCCAATCTCCCTTCTTAGCtaggtatgttttatttttccatcttctcTCCACCAAATCTTCTCTATCTTCCACTTTCCCTTGAAGTGGACTCATGggtgttttaaaaatcaacaccTGCCAGACATCAGTGACACCTATCCCACAGCACTGACGCTGTAGCCATCCAATTGTAGGCTGCATTTTGTGTAGCCTTCTCTGCACGTATTCCCACCCCCATACTGGTATATGCCCCCTACCTCCATACTGGTGTGCTTTGACAGAGGACACTGACAAAAAATGTCCTGAATTAACTTACTCGCTGGCATGTTTTCTGTTTTGAGCTTGGGTGAGGTTCTTTTTCTTGAGTTGAAACCTCCATGGGTAGAGTGGTTAAAGGCAGAAATTTCTTTTCTACTCCAGATTCACAGGGCATTCTCAACCATACTCAAGTcacttttattatatataaaatataattgtatatactGTATACAATCCcacttcattcatttcatttgtaCCGGTTGGATTTTGAGTTcataatttaatcttttaaatatcttttaaatgctAGTCGATGCATCTTGGTTAGTACTGTATCTATAACTGCTGTGCTCAGCCTGGGCATGTTGGCAACTTGACCTGCTTTGGAAAGATGTTCTTCCTACCAAAGCTTCTCCTTTAGCCAGCCCAGTGACTTTTCATTCCAGATTGTATTGTGAGGTTTTGTCTCATAGACAGGATGAGTAAGTCTAGAATAAGCCTGAAGAAGGCAGATCAGATTTAAGGAGACCAGGGAAGGGACATTCTAAGGCTAACCTGGTCTAAGTCTTCCTAAATAACCACCAAAAGCAGCCCCTTGCATATCCCAGAACCAGGATCACTTTCTCTAGGTCATTCCAGATAGGACAGATCATTGCCCCACATGAATATTCTCCTCAGGGATCATCCCCCCAAATGAGGAAGATACTGATTCTTTTCATTGCATGTCCTGGACATTTAAAAAGCTTCTGCCCAGTTTTAAAGCTGCCTAACTATCAGGAGTTAAGGAGAATGAACTTAATTCTTTGCATAAAACCCTTTCAATATCTCTATCCTCCCTCCCATCTCATTGTCTCCAGAATCttattctgttcctttctttcccttcttctatCAGTGATTCAGGGATCGGATGAGTCTCTGTGGCTTGTTTTGCCCTGAAGAGCAGAAGGCTTCGGTCCCAACTGGTGTTGCCGAAGCAGCATACTAATTCCATGCCATGGTCCTGGGTCAAGATCTGCACAATCTGATTGGCCATATCACCTCGGATAGCTAGGGAGCGGAAGTGGTCAAAATCATGGAGGCCCAGCTTCCGGAGACGCCTTGCAGCTGCCCGATAACACTTCCAGGGCTGTGgttccacaaggaggtagcagcACAGGGAAGAAAGGTGGGCCAGGAACTCCCAAAGGCCTTGGTCCCCATGGTTCAGATGAATCCACATGGTTATTGACATGCAGAAGCCAATATCAAAAACTGAGCGTCCAAACTGGCTTAAGAAAGAGCTCAAGAGAACTTTCCGGGTCCTGTGATTCATGAAGTCCAGGGTGATAAAGGTCAAGCCATCAGGAAAAGGGCATTCTTTTTCAGCTCGTTCCACGAGGACTGGATCTATGTCGCAGCAGAGGAGATGGAGTTCTCTTGAGGCATCTGAGCAGGTCTCCCCATCATGTAGGGAAAGGAAATGTTTGTATAGAGCCACACTCAGATCCTAGAGGAATCCAAAAGAGCTTTGTCATTGCAGCTCTCAACCAGTGAATGGAAGAGAAACCTATATCTCTTATCCTCCCATTGAGACTGCCACTTACTCCTGGCTTTATAGGATGTAAGGTTGTTAAACTATAGCCTAAGGAGGTTGCCCTCCAAAAGTTTTCCACAAAGCAGGCTCTCAGCGCCCTCCAGGAGTCTCAAGCTGTAATGCATCATCTCCATACTTTCCTGACACTGATGGGTTGTGTGGTTGAAAGTTACAGCCCAATGGATGCAGCAAAGGAGTCCAGAGCAGTATTTTCCAGCTTAAGTAATATGCTGGTAAACtcactatctttttctttttttgagtatctcagaccccagggaggagGAAAAGATTGCAGGGGCATAACCAGTGCTCCTTACCAGGAAGGTGAAGAACAGAGCAAGCACCATCTTATAAAAATCTACTTCTCAGACCTGTGGTTGGGAAAGTCTGCATTCCAAAGTCTTCAGTCAGCCTTCACTCTACAGCTTCAATTTTGCTACATGTGTTATGTTTCACCAACCCCTTCTGAGACTTATTCTGCTTTTGCATCCATTACCTGCTGACCTCCTTCCAGCCAAATCCAATAATTTGTGATTTTCACCATCTTAGCACCTTTTTGACTCTTAAACAAgtcactatttcctttctctaACTTTGACTTCTATAACCATTATAACTAACTCAAATTCATGTTCTAATCTGTTTTTTTAAGGCATTTTTCTATTCACTACCTCATTTGCTCTGTGCAACAATTCTGTGAGGAAAATATTTATGCCCTTTGTGCAGGTGAAGAAAGTGTGGctggaaacaatccagatgtccaATAATAGTAGCATGGATTAAGATGGAATACCCGATAGCAATTAAAAATGAAGGAATTCAGCTCagcgcagcaacatggatgactcACACAAATACATAATGCTGAGCAaaaaagcaagacacaaaagaaaatacatgGCAAGCTTCCATGTATATGAAGTTCGAAAATGGACAAAATTAAACTACACTGTTTACGGATACAAAAATAGCAAGCtataaaaaaaagcaaggaaacaataataataagagTTGGGCTCTCTGGGTGGAGAGGGGCGTTTATGAGCAGGGAAAGGCATATGGCAGACTTCCTGGGGAGCTGACAATGTTTTATTCTTGATATAGACAGTAGTCATAAAGGTGTCTGCTTTATAATAATTCATAAAGTGTGAATTTATGTTTTGTGCACTTTTCTCTATGTGTGGCATAGTTCACAAAAacacctgtattttaaaaattatggttcAGAGGCTAGTGACTTGTCCAATGTCACATGGTTACTACATGGCAGGATTTAGGCAACATTAAGCACTTTCCTCCATACCAGGCTTCTCATACTTCAATAGGCATACACATCAGCTAGGgatcttattaaaataaagatgttGATTTAGTAGATCTGGGTTGGGGGCGGAGATTCTGTACTTCTAATAAACTTCCAAGTCATGCTGATGCTGTAGTTCaaggaccacattttgagtaggAAGATTATGCTGCTTAAAAATATCTCcccatctttctatttatttctctGCTGTCTTCCTCCTCCTATCTGATCTTGGGTGTGCCCCATGTTTGACCAGTCATTTCATCACATCAGTCCCTCCTCTACCACATCTCTTAATCCTCTCCATCCTCAATTCCCCAATCTTAGAGACCCCTGgaagcttaaaaaagaaaacacagactcAAGGGCTCAATCCCCAAgatcctgattcagtaggtctagagtAGGGCCTAGGaatttctaaaatctaaaattctaAAAACAAAGCACCCCCCAAATTATCGCACATCTATATTATGAAGCTGCTAAAAAAGACTGTAGTGACATGAGTGATCTCcaaattattaaatgaaaagcAAGGTGCAAAAGAGTGTGCTACTATTTGTAAAACTAGAAGAGGTGagatatttatacatacataaatgtttGTGTACACATAAGGTGTATACTCAAGAAATTATAAACAGCAGTTGCCATTGTGTAGGAGAAGAGGATTTAGGGTCAGGAGTAGAGACTTGTTTTTTACTATATGCCcctttgtattttgaaattttttttttttttttggtcttatcaagtgcaagcatcttttcttaaaggcaaaataaaaaactCCCTAAATGTACAGccaggtttgggaaccactgccctAGTTAACTGCAACTATGTCCTGGCCCCTAAGGTACACGTATACTACTTTCAACTTTAAAATCTCCTGTAGTTTCCTAATGCCTTTCATGAAATCCCAAGTCTTAAACCCagtctcttttcccctttgatttGCTGTATCATCACAGTAGAGAAATGTCTGCAAGGGACAGCCAGACACCCACCCATCTGCTCATTCCAGCTTTTTAGCCTGTGTCCAAATGTCTCCCTCCCATTTACCAGCCCTGTGCCTACAGCCCTCAACCCTCTACCAAATTCTCTTCTGCCTAAGGCCAGAAACACGATAaaattctcctcctcccctcccactcctGGTCTGGAATGGAGTGAGGGTACTAACTTTTTGAAGCATTTGTAATCATAGGGTCAGAATGCCTGCTCCTCTAGGATATCCTAGTGGCTACAAATAGGTGTCAGAGAGACATTTCGCTATTTTGCTTGTGGTTTGACTATAATCATTCTTACGCCTAAAAATACTTTGCggtaagaaaatgtggcaatgcctTCCTCCCGCAGggtgctttattttctttctcgaTCTTCTTCACTGTACTCAGCCAACtgattgcttttaaaataaatatccactTGGCTCCAGGGTCCATTCTGCACTGTTTCACACTAATCTTGATTCCCGGCATGATTCTGTCACCCTTGGCTCCCAGTAAACCAATCCCAACCCCACGCTCCCAAACTTGGGTCTCGGGAagtcccctctcccccagccaggTCGCCAGCCACGCTGGACAGGAGGCAAGCGCTGGAAGCCCAGGCACAGTGGCCCTTCCCACCCGGCGTTCTGCCAAGAGGCCGCAAGCGCGGAGGCGGGGACGCAGGAATTCGGAACGTAGTTGAAAACGATTCCTCCCCAAGATTCCTAAAAGAGATGGTGCTGGGACCCTAGAGGTGAGGTAGCAGCAACACGGCGTCGAACACTACGCCTTTAAACTCATTTTGGGAAAGTTGTGAGGGGTCTGGTGCCACGCCCAGGCCGGAACCCCAGTGGATGTGAAGGCTGCCAACCTCTCGGCACGACCGACGTCCGATCCCTCCCCCGTCACTCACCCCGGAGTTACACCCCACGTCGAGCCCCAGGATCGGCCTTGTCTCGGGACTCTGAGGGAAGAGCCGGCGAAGCAGCTCTGGAGGCAGGAGGCGGAGCCGTTGCTCTGGAGGGTGGAAGCGGGAATAATGAGGGAAATTTCCGAATGGGGCGGCCCCGGGTTCCAGAACTCGCGGTTCCTCTTCCGCCGCGGTCTCTTCAACGCCCCCGGTGGCTTGCTTCGTGGACGCCGCCATTAGTCTCAGTCTCGCCTCTGGGTCCCCTCGGAACCGGAAGTCGGGAACCTGCAGGCTCGGCGAGCGCGGTCCGGGCTCCAGCGCGCCTGCGCTGCATGGCAAAGGCGAGTGACTATAAAGGCGGCCTCCCCTGAGCCAGCGCAGAAGCTTGGGGTTTGCGTTGGCTTGTGGAACCCTCGCCGTAACCTGGGAGGTGGTTAGTAATATTATCCCATTTTTCTGGTGAAACAAGCGCaaagaggttgagtgacttgctCAAGCTGACATAATTTCAACTTGGACTACCCAGAACAAGGAGGTTGTTGGGATTTGGAAGTCACTTTTGGTCCAGCTTCCTTCCTTTACAAATGCATGTGAGATCCAGAGAGTAGGAGTTTACTTGTCCAGGGTCACGCGTGAATCTGTGACACTGGAACTTCACCCGGTTCATCCTGTGATGCCAGGAACTATGGGTCACTCGAGGTGCCAGAAGACCCAGATGGCCCTGCCTGCCACGTGGGTCAGGTGGACAGGGGCAACTGTAGACTGTGGGCTCTTGAGAGGCAAGGACTGTGCCTTAAGAGCCGGTACTTAAGAGTGCTTACCAGGCGCTAGACACCTTTCTAAGCCCTTTAcgtgtatttatttaattctcacaccaACCCTGTGAGGAAAGAACGGTAATTAATATCCCTTTTATATAGATGAGGACATTGGGGCACAGCGAagttagtaacttgcccaaggtgttGCAGTTAGAAATGATAGTACCAGGATTTGACCCAGGCACTTTGGCTCCAGAGGATGTACTTGCAACCATTATGTTATTCTCAGCCTGAATCCCTTATACCTGCCATAATGCCTGACCCAAGGAGGCTTAATAAGTATATGCTGAATGAAAACTCAATATCtacaaatggtattgggaaaactggatattcatatgcaaaagaatgaaagtagacccttacacaaaaatcaactcgaaatggattaaatgtaagacctgaaactgtgtATCTCCTAGAAAAAAAACCATAGGGGAAAGGCTTCAAGActgatcttggcaatgatttcatggATGTGAtgccaaaagcacagacaacaaaagcaaaaatagacaagtgggactacatcaaactaaaaagcttctacacagcaacgGAAACCACTGacagtaaaaaggcaacctatggaatgggagaaaatatttgcaagccatttatctgataagggattaattttcaaaatatataaggaactcctacaactcaaaagCACAAAAACcaataacttgattttttttaatgggcaaaggacttgaatagacagttttccaaaggaagacatacaaatgaccaacaggtatctgaaaagatgttcagtgtcactaatcatcagggaaatgcaaatcaaaaccacaatgagatatcatctcacacctgttagggtggctattatgaaaacaaaaacaaaagacaagaggtattggcaaggatgtggagaaagtggaatGCTTGTGcgttgttggtggaaatgtaaaatggtgcagcctctatgacaaacagtatggatgttcctcagaaaattaaaaatagaactactacatgatccagcaatcccatttctgggtatttatccaaaagaattgaaatcaggatctcggAGAGATATTAGTGCTCACATGTTCATTGTGACACTGTTCACAATAGTCAACATGTGGAAATGACTTAAATGTCCATctgcagatgaatagataaaagaaatgtggtatatacatacagtagaatattattcatcttcaaaaagaaggaaaccctacCATATGTgacaaaatggatgaaccttgaggacattatgctaagtgaaataagccagttacagaaGGACAattattgcatgattccacttatataaggtatctaaaatagtcaaactcaccgAAGCAAAGActagaatggtagttaccagtggctggggtgaggggaagggggaCTTGCTAGTCAactggtataaagtttcagttatgcaagataaatatgttctagagatctgctgtacaacattgtgtcTATAGATAACAATATtgcactgtacacttaaaaactggttaagagggtagatctcatgttaagtattcttgtggcaatgaaataaaatttaaaaaaaccccaaactccataCAGGTTGCAAGTAGGCAACTAAAGCCAGGTCTGATTTGGGAAaactgagaaggaagaaagaagggaactgAACTGAAAGAGAACTGGTGGAATGGAACTAGGCAAAATGTGGGCTGAGccagagataagaaaaaaaactgagcTGGTGAGAAACTGCGCCGAGGGGGCAGGATGGGGCACGGCATCGGCCTAGGTAGCAGGTTCAAGTCAGCAGCCAGGATGGGCCAGAGTATCCAGCAGGTTCAGCCAGGGGTCTGCAGATTTGTGCTGACCTCTCCCCACCTGGCCAGCCATCTTCAAGGGGCCTCCAGCTTCGAGGCTAGCGATTTGCTGAACTTCTTCCAAGGACTGAAGCATGACTTCTGCAGACAGTACCATCAGAGGTTAAAATAGGCCCTGTCCCTTTTCctctcaatttttatttcatactttCATCTCTGTCTGCTCTATCAGACAGAGAGGACATAAGTTAATGACCAAAAGTCACAGTGGGATTGAATTAACCACAACATTCTGCACAACTTCTAGCAaaaggggggcaggggagggtgggggaacaGCAGCACCACCATTTCTCTCCCCAGTGTTTGACAGATTTTGGTGAGCTGAACTTACCCCTTTTTGTCACTAGATGATGCTAGCACAAACACTCGGCAACCCTTAATTTCCAAAGAGCAGGAATCACCTTGCTTTTGTAGGCAGTTTTTTCTTTGCCTGTTTAaacacagtatatatatatttgccagTAAAGAGTTTAATTTCATCAAGGACATGGGCATGGTTTTTGAGTTCTCAAAACACTGTTCACCCGAAAAGGAATAGGCAACAGTCCTAGGTGGTGAATGACAGGCTCCTCCTGATCCTGGGAGCCTCAAGAAGTAAAGATAGGAGTGGGCCAGGTAATGCTACTGGGGACCTGAAATGCCTTAGAGGTGAGCCCATAAAGAGGCATTAGAGTTTGACTCACTCCGGGGACTTTTTGAACCTGTGCCCATTTTTCAGAGCCTGATCAGCCCAAGTGACCTGACAATgctcagctggggcctggggcctaAGTAACCAGCCCCAATACCTCAAATAGCTGTAATAGCACCTAAGAGCATGCTCTGTACTGCAGCTGGCTAGATTGTGTGGAGCCTGATGCTTATACAATTGTGTGGGTGGGCagtgctttaaagaaaaaaattacaaagatagGCATGAAAGTGAATATTTACAATGAGAAAACAAATCACAacaaattacaatttttaaaaagctgacaaaTACCACAAACATCACAAAAATTCCCATAATAGTTTGATGAATCAAATGCCAGTCACACTtgaatatttctattttcttacatTGTTTGGCTGCATAGGCTTTGATTGCTTCTTCACATGGTAatgatttgaaaatatcattTCACTAAGAGGACTAGAAAGATGATTCAGTCTTATcaaatttgcctttttattatttgATCATTTAGAAAAGTTTCTTTCAGGTTCATGATTTGCTATTGGCAATGTCGTGTAAATGTTTAGGTTTGTTACCAAATTGGGGAAAAACCTTGATCAAGTTTCTTTCATCTAGGAGCTATACAATCTCAGAGCATTTCAAATTTTCTTGTGAAGGGACTATGCTCTTCAAATTGACTACGTTTACTAGCCAATTTGTCTTTGAAAACCTCATTATAAATGGTGAATTATGAGTTTTTTATTATTTGCATTGATATCAGTAATTTGTGTCAAGTCATCAAAAGGTGTAAAGATAGGAGTTTTGATAATTTGTATTTTGCACAGCTCttatcaaaagagaaaagaatgcatatataatgatatttgctgtgttaTTGAGTATATTGCTGACACCACAAAACTTGTTTTGACTGGATGTCAATAAGGACAGGATCCTCTGCTTATATTTTTGTACAGCTGACAAGTGGAAGAGTTTTCTTCAGACTAGCTTCTGGCCtcatacatttcttttcttttcttttctttttttttttaaagaaaatgtgtttattttttcaatatatattctttttttaaaattaatttttattggagtatagttgacttacaacgttagtttcaggtgtacagcaaagcgaatcagttatacaaatacatatatccactcttttttagagtctattcccatataggtcatcacagagtactgagtagagttccctgtgttatacagtaggttcttattagttatctattatatatatagtagtgtgtatatgtcaatcccaatctcccaatttatcctttcccccccccctttcccccttggtaaccataagtttgtttgttttctacatctgtgactctatttctgttttgtttaggttcatttgtaccatttttttagattccacgtataagcgatatatgatatttgcctttctctgtctgacttcggCTTCATATATTTTCAAAACTTGATTTTCTTCTACTCCCACACACTTCTGGTGCCAGGTGCAGTAGGACACCTTTAGACCTAGATTTGAACTCTGGCCTTGCACCTTCAGGTCACAACTTCAGGTGAGTCAGCACGGTGGGCAGATAAGAGATTCCTGGAGCTATTCCTTCATCTGGGCGTCAGGTAATAGCTGTAATAGGTCAACTATGCATGGAAGTGACTGTAAACCATGTGAACAGATCCCAAACAGAGTGTATCCCCAACTAAACTTCCCCTTAACTGGATTCCAAGAATGCCTGTGGCCATTCCAGTGCCATCTAACAGAAGGGGAAATGTGAAGGAGGGTAAGTCAAAGTGGAAACAGCAGTCTTAATCAACTGCAATTAAAATATCTTAACTTTTTCAAATTTTGTAAAATCAAATGACCTTGTAAACACTTAGAAAAATTTCTAAGGCCTTGGAAGGGTCCTGGGTATGAGTGAGGACCCTGAAGGTTGAGTTTCATTAGCTCCATGGTAAATCCATCTCTGTCCTGCACAGAACATGTATCCAAGCACAGTTAAAATGAAGAAGTATATGTAGAATTTGAAATAACCAAGTTAGGAACTATTCACATGCATAATGGCATCTATGGCCTCCCAAGGAACCTTGCACAGCTGACATCCTGGCCGGTGGTCCAGCCCATCCTACCCTCCCATCCTGTCCCTCTCTAATCACAACCCAGAGCCTCTGCTCAGtgtctgctctcccacctcactcACTACCTCCAGCTGGGGTTTAGGGGGGCCTCAGAACTGGTGGTTAAGCAGGAatctatgcatattttaaaatattaaatctctTTTCTCCCAGAAACAATGTTCCAATAAGGGACTCATACCTGGACTTTTGGAACACAAACCATCTATAAATGgagaatttactttttattatggtTGAGAAATTCTGCAATTAATCCTTGTAGATTTTTAAACCACTTGGAAATAATATCCATACAATTTATAAATGTATGGATATGTAAACCtctcattttcagatgagaaaactgagacccaggaggTCAAGGCAATTTCTCCAAAGCTGGAACCGAATTAGTGAGGGTAGGTTAAGTGctgtaacaaacaacccccaaatctcagcgGCTTACCAcaataaaggtttatttctccCTCACGTCTCAATTCAATGTGAGTCAAGGGTAGGGTGGAGGGGGCCTCTGCTTCTCAGAGACTTCATGGACCCATCTAGAAGCTTTAAAAAACAtctggaaacattaaaaaaaatctggaaacatttCACTGgaggcaaataaacacatgaagagatgttaaacatcactagccattaaggaaatgcaaactaaagccACCATGAGCTATCCCTATACATCTATTAGaacagtgaaaataaaaacatattgacaacaccaaatgcttgaATTCTTGGATGCAGAGAAATTAGATCTGTCATgtattgttggtgagaatgtcaaATGGCACAGGCATTCTGGTAAATAGTTTGGCAGAttcttaaaagcaaacaaacaaacaacaattgGAATTGGGAGGAATGAGGATTAACTGttaatggatatagagtttcttttggggggacaaaa
It encodes the following:
- the BCDIN3D gene encoding RNA 5'-monophosphate methyltransferase; protein product: MAASTKQATGGVEETAAEEEPRVLEPGAAPFGNFPHYSRFHPPEQRLRLLPPELLRRLFPQSPETRPILGLDVGCNSGDLSVALYKHFLSLHDGETCSDASRELHLLCCDIDPVLVERAEKECPFPDGLTFITLDFMNHRTRKVLLSSFLSQFGRSVFDIGFCMSITMWIHLNHGDQGLWEFLAHLSSLCCYLLVEPQPWKCYRAAARRLRKLGLHDFDHFRSLAIRGDMANQIVQILTQDHGMELVCCFGNTSWDRSLLLFRAKQATETHPIPESLIEEGKERNRIRFWRQ